In Perca fluviatilis chromosome 18, GENO_Pfluv_1.0, whole genome shotgun sequence, one genomic interval encodes:
- the rps12 gene encoding 40S ribosomal protein S12 gives MAEEGVAAGGVMDVNTALPEVLKTALIHDGLARGIREAAKALDKRQAHLCALAGNCDEPTYVKLVEALCAEHQINLIKVDDNKKLGEWVGLCKIDREGKPRKVVGCSCVVVKDYGKESQAKDVIEEYFKSKK, from the exons ATGGCCGAGGAAGG CGTCGCTGCTGGAGGTGTGATGGATGTCAACACTGCTCTCCCTGAAGTGCTTAAGACCGCTCTCATCCACGATGGCCTCGCCCGTGGTATCCGTGAGGCTGCTAAGGCCCTGGACAa GCGTCAAGCCCATCTCTGCGCCCTTGCAGGCAACTGTGATGAGCCCACCTACGTCAAGCTGGTGGAGGCCCTCTGTGCTGAGCATCAGATCAACCTGATAAAG GTTGATGACAACAAGAAGCTCGGCGAGTGGGTCGGTCTGTGCAAGATCGACCGTGAGGGCAAACCCCGCAAGGTTGTGGGCTGCAGCTGTGTCGTTGTCAAG GACTATGGCAAGGAGTCTCAGGCAAAGGATGTGATCGAGGAATACTTCAAAAGcaagaaataa
- the zgc:153284 gene encoding SH3 domain-binding glutamic acid-rich-like protein 3 produces MPVIVFCSNVSGSREIKTKQNKIFHVLDGKKIAYETVDISEDSKKKDLMRNLAKNSTALPPQICNGNNYCGDYDAFDNAVEEGTLEKFLKL; encoded by the exons ATGCCGGTCATAGTGTTTTGTTCCAACGTGAGCGGTTCCCGAGAG ATAaagacaaaacagaacaaaatctTTCATGTCCTGGATGGCAAGAAGATTGCCTACGAAACTGTCGACATTTCTGAGGATTCTAAAAAAAAGGATCTAATGAGGAACCTGGCAAAGAACTCAACTGCACTGCCTCCTCAAATATGCAATGGGAACAACTACTGTGGG GACTATGATGCGTTTGACAATGCAGTCGAGGAAGGAACTTTAGAGAAGTTTCTCAAACTCTAA